A single genomic interval of Shewanella psychropiezotolerans harbors:
- a CDS encoding FimV/HubP family polar landmark protein yields the protein MNFRTSYLVGLMASALLVFSVSPLVQTAFAAEPLKITGPDGEMRQTNRQYGPTRSSDTFWSIAQKVRPDNSVSIYQVMAAIYDANPHAFSNANFNSLEKGMILLIPSKDLMSAIPKSMAKSRAERDDKGWKKTTQPKVVQAAPTTQAPTSTPARPVTLPIVPADTSVAQKPAANQVLTELTAKLEAAEAKNLQLTDELGRAQDQLDLGDSDTDTLKNKIGELDEQVAILEEQLQASKLQGAGLSEEVKSLQEQVNALQTAEPEEDTALWRDLMSNPLMLIAAISIPALLVLVFLWLFLRRRRDEGAGTEEETAKEIDVEDTPVPSAPAEAEATSAPAEDLEAMAVHLDTEDDDSIDSLMNIDTAELQPEVDMSSDDQVDLASDMFVDTGETPSEEAVEEEGQSLDDLWAEAMGEQDEEEAKAGEDDLDSLLAGFDEPAKDEAPDEEAPVEETPVETDTVEESTELSSSDDSSSEIVSADDLDSLLAGFDEPADAVSTQVEPESETETEIQSEVVAEDDLDSLLAGFDEPADAASTQAEAETESETKTQNDLVAEDDLDSLLAGFDEAVDTPSDDAANLSEEIAAELEQDVTMTAEEDTSGEEIVEKESADKESADDLDALLAGFDAPAEDTSGETIVDPDLSEAISAELEGEVDANQDASAEDLDALLAGFDEKNDAPSQDSPVEDALVEESPSEIAAEPEDDLSEAISAELEGEVETTADSEDDLDSLLAEFDIADTGIADQLDIPETLDDSLLEPSAEREPSSDDALDSLLADLEAVDPKAGQDPVASKPAGGMFADLKGGKKADDNSLDWESSADVQEPIIVPASNDELLSPSSDASDKIADSEISLNLDEEKLTVDEALAALDAKELSKSPAVAVPEHDLTSFQKDNGFIDIDRLLNEADEEVVDTDQYKELDVDMGELDSLMGNAAMVDVDDEENSVNAKLDLARAYIEIDDNDSAKALLKEVLLDGNDRQKEEANGLITSLD from the coding sequence ATGAACTTTCGCACTTCGTATCTTGTCGGTCTGATGGCCTCAGCTCTACTCGTTTTTTCTGTTAGTCCTCTGGTCCAAACGGCTTTTGCTGCTGAGCCGCTGAAGATCACTGGCCCCGATGGTGAGATGAGGCAAACTAATCGTCAGTATGGCCCGACTCGGTCTTCCGATACTTTCTGGAGCATAGCTCAAAAAGTTCGCCCTGATAACAGTGTCAGTATCTATCAGGTCATGGCGGCTATCTATGATGCCAACCCTCATGCTTTTTCTAACGCCAACTTTAATAGTCTAGAAAAAGGCATGATACTGCTCATTCCGTCAAAAGACTTGATGTCGGCCATTCCTAAAAGTATGGCTAAATCGCGGGCTGAAAGAGATGATAAAGGCTGGAAGAAAACGACTCAGCCTAAAGTTGTGCAAGCAGCACCAACAACACAAGCCCCAACAAGTACGCCAGCCAGACCCGTCACCTTACCTATTGTCCCAGCCGACACGAGTGTGGCTCAGAAACCTGCAGCAAACCAGGTTTTGACCGAGCTAACGGCTAAGCTCGAAGCGGCGGAAGCTAAAAACCTGCAACTCACAGATGAGCTAGGCAGGGCTCAGGATCAGTTGGATTTAGGCGATTCAGATACAGATACATTGAAGAATAAGATTGGCGAACTCGATGAACAGGTTGCCATTTTAGAAGAGCAGCTGCAAGCGAGTAAGCTGCAAGGTGCCGGGCTCAGCGAAGAAGTTAAATCTTTACAAGAGCAGGTTAATGCGCTGCAAACTGCTGAGCCTGAGGAAGATACAGCACTGTGGCGTGATCTGATGAGCAACCCTCTGATGTTAATCGCGGCTATCTCTATTCCCGCATTACTGGTATTGGTGTTTTTGTGGTTATTCTTAAGACGTCGCCGTGATGAAGGCGCTGGTACAGAAGAGGAAACTGCTAAGGAAATTGATGTTGAGGATACACCCGTGCCGAGCGCCCCTGCTGAAGCAGAAGCTACATCGGCGCCAGCAGAAGATCTTGAAGCCATGGCAGTTCATCTAGATACCGAAGATGATGACTCTATCGATTCACTCATGAACATAGATACGGCCGAGTTGCAGCCGGAAGTGGATATGAGTAGTGATGACCAGGTGGATCTGGCCTCAGATATGTTTGTTGATACAGGTGAAACTCCGAGTGAGGAAGCTGTCGAAGAGGAAGGCCAGTCTTTGGATGACCTCTGGGCCGAGGCGATGGGGGAGCAAGATGAAGAGGAAGCTAAAGCGGGTGAAGACGATTTAGATTCTCTACTAGCGGGTTTCGATGAGCCTGCTAAGGATGAAGCCCCAGATGAAGAGGCTCCAGTAGAAGAAACCCCTGTTGAAACTGACACTGTAGAAGAGAGCACTGAACTTAGCAGCTCTGATGATTCAAGCAGTGAAATCGTCTCAGCGGATGACCTGGATTCTCTGTTAGCGGGTTTCGATGAGCCTGCCGATGCAGTAAGTACTCAGGTAGAGCCAGAGAGTGAGACCGAAACCGAAATTCAGAGTGAAGTTGTCGCAGAAGATGATTTAGATTCGCTTTTAGCGGGCTTCGATGAGCCTGCCGATGCAGCAAGTACTCAGGCAGAGGCTGAAACAGAAAGTGAGACCAAAACCCAGAATGACCTTGTCGCAGAAGATGATTTAGATTCTCTATTAGCGGGGTTCGATGAAGCTGTCGATACACCGAGTGATGATGCTGCTAATCTTTCAGAAGAGATCGCTGCCGAATTAGAGCAAGATGTCACTATGACCGCCGAGGAAGATACATCCGGTGAAGAGATTGTTGAAAAAGAAAGCGCTGACAAAGAGAGCGCAGACGATTTAGATGCCTTACTGGCAGGGTTCGATGCGCCTGCAGAGGATACCAGCGGCGAGACGATTGTTGACCCCGATCTTAGCGAGGCTATTTCTGCCGAGCTCGAAGGTGAAGTGGATGCAAATCAAGATGCCAGTGCTGAAGATCTTGATGCTCTGTTGGCGGGTTTTGATGAAAAGAATGATGCACCAAGCCAAGACTCTCCGGTAGAAGACGCTTTAGTAGAGGAAAGTCCTTCTGAAATAGCTGCCGAGCCTGAGGACGATCTTAGCGAGGCTATTTCTGCCGAACTCGAAGGCGAAGTAGAGACGACTGCAGATAGTGAAGATGATCTTGATTCATTACTTGCCGAGTTCGATATTGCCGATACCGGTATTGCCGACCAGCTCGATATACCTGAAACCTTGGATGACAGCCTGCTAGAGCCTAGCGCTGAACGTGAGCCTAGCAGCGACGATGCGCTGGACTCATTGTTAGCCGACCTTGAGGCTGTCGATCCTAAAGCTGGCCAAGACCCTGTGGCAAGTAAACCTGCTGGCGGCATGTTTGCCGATCTCAAAGGCGGTAAGAAAGCCGATGATAACAGCCTAGATTGGGAGTCGAGTGCCGATGTCCAAGAGCCAATCATTGTGCCTGCGAGTAATGATGAGCTGCTAAGTCCATCATCAGATGCTAGTGACAAAATTGCAGATAGCGAAATTTCTTTGAATCTGGATGAAGAAAAGCTAACTGTCGACGAAGCACTAGCCGCTCTCGATGCTAAAGAGTTGTCTAAATCTCCTGCGGTCGCAGTACCTGAACATGACCTTACCAGCTTCCAGAAGGACAATGGTTTTATCGATATCGATCGTCTACTCAATGAGGCTGATGAAGAGGTGGTGGACACGGATCAATATAAAGAGCTAGATGTCGACATGGGAGAGCTGGACAGCCTGATGGGTAATGCTGCCATGGTGGACGTTGATGATGAAGAGAATTCAGTCAATGCCAAGTTAGATCTCGCCAGGGCCTATATAGAGATTGATGATAACGACAGCGCGAAAGCCTTGCTTAAAGAGGTGCTGCTCGATGGTAATGACAGGCAAAAAGAGGAAGCGAATGGTTTAATCACTTCCTTAGATTAA
- a CDS encoding aspartate-semialdehyde dehydrogenase encodes MSQEFNVVVLGASGAVGQTMIEILEERNFPVAKLFPLASSRSAGGTVSFHGKQVEILDVDDFDWSQAQIGFFSAGGDVSEKWAPIAAENGCVVIDNTSHFRYDNDVPLVIPEVNPEAIADFRNRNIIANPNCSTIQMLVALKPIYDAFGISRINVATYQSVSGSGKVAIEELAGQCSKLLQGLPVEPKVYPKQIAFNVLPQIDKFMENGYTKEEMKMVWETQKIFGDDNIVVNPTAVRVPVFYGHSEAIHLETIQPAEAEDVKAVLREAPGIELFESNEEYPTAVTESAGTDPVYVGRVRKDISHSHGINLWVVSDNIRKGAALNSVQIAEVLIRDYY; translated from the coding sequence ATGTCGCAAGAATTCAATGTTGTCGTATTAGGTGCATCGGGCGCAGTGGGTCAAACCATGATAGAGATCCTCGAAGAGCGCAATTTTCCCGTTGCGAAATTATTTCCTCTAGCCAGTAGTCGTAGCGCTGGTGGTACGGTCAGCTTTCACGGTAAACAGGTAGAAATTCTTGACGTAGACGACTTCGATTGGTCTCAGGCGCAGATAGGCTTCTTCTCTGCCGGTGGTGATGTGTCTGAAAAGTGGGCGCCTATCGCAGCTGAGAACGGCTGTGTTGTCATCGATAACACCTCTCATTTCAGATACGATAACGATGTACCTCTAGTTATCCCTGAGGTTAACCCGGAAGCGATTGCCGATTTCCGTAACCGAAATATCATCGCTAACCCAAACTGCTCGACGATTCAGATGTTGGTTGCACTTAAACCTATCTATGATGCATTCGGTATTTCACGTATCAATGTCGCCACCTATCAGTCAGTGTCGGGCTCAGGCAAAGTGGCTATCGAAGAGCTTGCTGGCCAATGCTCTAAGCTACTTCAAGGTCTTCCTGTAGAGCCTAAGGTTTATCCAAAACAGATCGCCTTCAACGTGTTACCGCAAATCGATAAGTTTATGGAAAACGGTTATACCAAGGAAGAGATGAAGATGGTCTGGGAAACTCAGAAAATCTTCGGTGATGACAATATTGTCGTCAATCCGACTGCGGTTCGGGTGCCGGTATTTTATGGTCATTCGGAAGCGATACATCTGGAGACCATTCAACCTGCCGAAGCCGAAGATGTTAAAGCTGTGTTGCGTGAGGCTCCGGGGATTGAATTATTTGAATCCAATGAAGAGTATCCTACGGCAGTAACTGAATCTGCTGGCACGGATCCTGTTTACGTGGGACGTGTACGCAAAGACATTTCTCATTCACACGGTATAAACCTTTGGGTTGTATCTGATAATATTAGAAAAGGTGCGGCACTAAACAGTGTTCAAATAGCCGAGGTGTTGATTCGCGATTATTATTAA
- a CDS encoding 4-phosphoerythronate dehydrogenase: MKILADENMPYVQELFGDLGTIETVNGRELTPEQVKDADVLLVRSVTQVNGSLLSLNNQLKFVGSATIGTDHIDTDYLASRDIPFSNAPGCNATAVGEFAFIAMLELTHRFGGKLKDKTVGIVGAGNTGSAVAKCLQAYGVTVLLHDPVIQDSDPRDFVSLDELIARCDVISLHVPITKTGEHKTWYLFDEARLNSLKQGTWLLNCCRGEVIDNRALIKVKQERPDIKLVLDVWEDEPNPMHELIPLVELATPHIAGYSLEGKARGTYMLYQKLMQVLGRDADKSMMALLPSLWSAQLDIESIPNEKSLLQLARFIYDLRDDDELFRKTILDDSSKNAQVNSSNNNGFDFMRKNHKHRREFSALRLVNTGHSDVNWLTNLGFSGIGQ, translated from the coding sequence ATGAAGATCCTTGCCGATGAAAACATGCCTTATGTACAAGAGTTATTTGGGGATTTGGGGACGATTGAAACCGTTAATGGCAGGGAGCTGACGCCAGAGCAGGTTAAAGATGCCGATGTGCTCTTGGTACGCTCTGTGACTCAGGTCAATGGGTCCTTGTTGTCGCTTAATAATCAGCTTAAGTTTGTCGGCAGTGCCACTATAGGTACAGATCATATCGATACCGATTATCTTGCGAGCCGTGACATTCCCTTCAGTAATGCGCCAGGCTGTAATGCTACGGCAGTGGGTGAGTTTGCCTTTATCGCCATGCTGGAGCTCACTCATCGTTTCGGCGGAAAACTTAAAGATAAGACTGTGGGTATCGTGGGGGCGGGTAACACGGGGTCGGCGGTGGCCAAGTGTCTTCAGGCCTATGGCGTGACTGTTTTGCTACATGATCCGGTTATTCAAGATAGCGATCCCCGTGACTTTGTCTCATTAGATGAACTGATAGCTCGCTGTGATGTGATAAGTCTTCATGTGCCTATCACTAAGACTGGTGAGCATAAGACCTGGTATTTGTTCGATGAAGCCAGACTCAATAGCTTAAAGCAGGGTACCTGGCTGCTTAATTGTTGCCGCGGTGAGGTGATTGATAATCGCGCGCTGATTAAGGTCAAGCAAGAAAGGCCGGATATCAAGCTGGTACTCGATGTGTGGGAAGATGAGCCAAATCCTATGCATGAGCTTATTCCTCTGGTCGAGTTGGCGACGCCTCATATTGCGGGTTACAGCCTGGAAGGTAAGGCTCGCGGCACTTATATGCTGTATCAGAAGCTGATGCAGGTACTGGGCAGAGATGCTGATAAATCCATGATGGCATTATTACCGTCTCTATGGAGCGCTCAATTGGATATCGAGTCGATACCCAATGAGAAGTCCCTGCTGCAACTCGCACGTTTTATCTATGATCTTCGTGATGACGATGAATTATTTAGAAAAACCATCCTTGATGATTCATCAAAAAATGCCCAAGTTAATTCTTCTAATAACAATGGGTTTGACTTTATGAGAAAAAATCACAAGCATAGGCGTGAATTTAGTGCCTTAAGGCTAGTAAACACTGGGCATTCTGATGTAAATTGGCTGACCAATTTAGGTTTTTCAGGAATCGGACAGTAA
- a CDS encoding 4'-phosphopantetheinyl transferase family protein — MNILNWPSNLQLSYLGVRYKPEYEQLMLNEGVTLPLSLERAMLKRRCEFLAGRICAKRVLTKLHINTSETIKIGAGRQPLWPAGVSGSISHCDGHAVAVVAWQEENVMGVGIDIENIVSSELAQSIHEQIISETEWGYSRLFTDFQLFLTLMFSAKESIYKAIYPFINQILDFNSVSLINVDLNRCELFFTYNTYLQSVFGRTEALVVRYQINDGCLLTWCSVSQKHLF, encoded by the coding sequence ATGAATATTTTGAATTGGCCTTCAAACCTTCAGCTTAGCTATCTAGGTGTGAGGTATAAACCAGAATATGAACAACTGATGCTCAACGAAGGCGTCACGCTGCCACTCTCATTAGAGCGAGCTATGCTAAAGCGTCGTTGTGAGTTTTTGGCTGGTAGGATTTGTGCCAAACGTGTACTTACAAAATTACATATTAATACATCAGAAACCATCAAAATTGGTGCTGGTCGTCAACCCCTTTGGCCAGCAGGAGTCTCAGGGTCAATTTCGCATTGCGATGGTCATGCCGTTGCAGTGGTAGCCTGGCAGGAGGAAAATGTGATGGGGGTTGGTATTGATATTGAAAATATCGTTTCCTCTGAGTTGGCTCAAAGCATACATGAACAGATTATCTCTGAAACAGAGTGGGGTTATTCAAGGCTGTTTACTGATTTTCAATTGTTTTTGACCTTGATGTTTTCTGCAAAAGAATCCATTTATAAAGCAATTTACCCATTTATTAATCAAATTCTGGATTTCAATTCTGTGAGCCTTATTAATGTAGACTTGAACAGATGCGAACTTTTTTTTACTTATAATACCTATCTTCAATCCGTGTTTGGCAGGACAGAAGCTTTGGTGGTTAGATATCAAATCAATGATGGTTGCTTGCTTACTTGGTGTAGTGTTTCCCAAAAGCATCTATTTTAA
- a CDS encoding helix-turn-helix transcriptional regulator, with amino-acid sequence MNNIFTKTHSNSIPITNHYIDHGNLETPTCQSFGGCLGCQIHTLSGYGGCTSYQASSEEKNVVLRLLIVVKGNNIRWSKGTDEPLLLQKGKSVLIFSANTFNDVFISEVESYVEITDIRFDCQYLMSIYQQMSEKFEDNGINPRTENRPFVFDTSIETQQFINQLKSESADKASDATGNLFVVSQAYQCLSKLLNQLEMIMTNKKHDKYSCLSNHTLNKIRKAHGLITSTPGEDWSIKQLCNAVGTNETSFKRGFKLLFNNTFSKILQQIRMEVAAKELESTEHPIIDIVFNVGYSSPSHFTKLFKQHFGQPPFQYRKNRHLS; translated from the coding sequence ATGAACAACATTTTCACAAAAACTCACTCAAATTCTATCCCAATAACGAATCACTACATCGACCACGGCAATCTGGAAACGCCAACATGTCAATCATTTGGTGGCTGTTTGGGGTGCCAAATACACACACTTTCCGGCTACGGTGGCTGTACGTCATATCAAGCCAGTTCTGAAGAGAAAAATGTTGTCCTCCGGCTCCTTATTGTCGTCAAAGGCAACAACATTCGATGGAGCAAAGGCACTGACGAACCACTATTGTTGCAGAAAGGAAAAAGCGTGCTGATATTCTCTGCTAACACATTCAATGATGTGTTCATCAGCGAAGTTGAAAGCTACGTAGAGATCACTGACATCCGGTTTGACTGTCAATACCTGATGTCGATTTATCAACAGATGAGTGAGAAATTTGAGGATAATGGCATTAACCCACGCACTGAAAATCGTCCATTCGTTTTCGACACGAGCATTGAAACTCAACAATTCATCAACCAACTGAAAAGCGAAAGTGCCGATAAAGCATCGGATGCAACGGGTAACCTATTTGTAGTGTCACAAGCTTACCAATGCTTATCTAAGCTACTCAACCAGCTAGAGATGATCATGACCAACAAGAAACATGATAAATATTCTTGTCTGTCTAACCACACGCTAAATAAAATCCGCAAAGCTCACGGTTTGATCACATCGACGCCAGGTGAAGACTGGAGCATCAAACAACTATGCAACGCAGTAGGCACCAATGAAACCAGCTTCAAACGAGGCTTCAAATTATTGTTCAACAATACCTTCTCCAAAATTCTTCAACAAATACGCATGGAAGTAGCGGCAAAGGAACTGGAGTCCACAGAGCATCCAATCATTGACATTGTCTTCAACGTTGGATATTCCAGCCCGTCGCATTTCACTAAACTGTTTAAACAGCACTTTGGACAACCCCCTTTTCAATACCGAAAAAATCGCCATCTCTCTTAG
- a CDS encoding helix-turn-helix transcriptional regulator: MTANENMPYYTLPFNLDLMEESIQTNGNMVFKHTHCEFSLRCHRLNKEVTLSLFKGNFYAPTQLDTLDKTEYDAITIMLNLGNAVYYQIDSLNSPKIFPSHSIALCYSDTRTGLCRYQPQASHLFALQIPRSLLLEYIDIMQIGEKTKRLLECREPFILMKPANAQFCRIASKLSEPMSQSNASIHQHLAYSFISDVTRYLIENNSRSHRIDKSEGLEKAIAILDEEFMLPPTITQLSRRVGTNETSLKQWFRKEFNTTIHQYVIQQRMTKAVELISIGAFPICHVAQEVGYSNPGHFAAAFKKELGCKPSCFLSSNQKPARPTFTCY, encoded by the coding sequence ATGACTGCAAATGAAAATATGCCTTACTATACACTGCCCTTTAATTTGGACTTAATGGAAGAGTCCATTCAAACCAACGGAAATATGGTATTCAAGCATACCCATTGCGAATTCTCTTTACGGTGCCATAGGCTTAACAAAGAAGTCACCCTTAGCCTATTTAAAGGGAACTTTTACGCACCGACGCAACTGGATACCCTAGACAAGACCGAGTACGACGCTATTACCATCATGCTCAATTTGGGCAACGCTGTTTATTACCAGATTGACAGCTTGAACTCGCCCAAAATTTTCCCGAGCCATTCTATCGCGCTATGTTATTCAGATACTCGGACTGGACTGTGCAGATATCAACCTCAAGCAAGTCATCTTTTTGCTTTGCAGATCCCAAGAAGTCTGTTGCTAGAATACATCGACATTATGCAGATTGGAGAAAAAACCAAGCGATTACTGGAATGCCGAGAACCCTTTATTTTAATGAAGCCCGCCAATGCACAATTCTGTCGTATCGCCTCAAAGCTGTCAGAGCCAATGAGCCAGTCTAACGCTTCAATACATCAACACCTTGCTTATTCCTTCATCAGCGATGTTACACGCTATTTGATTGAAAACAATAGCAGAAGTCACCGTATTGACAAAAGTGAAGGTCTAGAAAAAGCGATCGCGATCTTAGACGAAGAGTTTATGTTACCGCCCACAATAACCCAATTATCACGTCGGGTAGGCACCAACGAAACCTCTTTAAAACAATGGTTCAGAAAAGAGTTCAATACCACGATTCATCAGTACGTTATCCAACAAAGAATGACCAAAGCGGTCGAGCTTATATCGATAGGAGCATTCCCTATCTGTCATGTGGCTCAGGAAGTCGGTTACTCAAACCCTGGTCATTTTGCTGCCGCATTCAAAAAAGAATTAGGATGCAAACCTTCTTGTTTTCTATCTTCAAACCAAAAACCAGCACGCCCTACCTTTACATGTTACTGA
- a CDS encoding TonB-dependent receptor — protein sequence MYRKYFNPIAFGMTLATISYCTLAEDNYHEVIIIKSTKQDVPLRHVDNSVSVKTGEELEKSGIFEVKDLEKVFPGLVIQTRGNRTYANTTIRGISSPDYYSPTVSIYVDGILQDSAFLTQQLQNVEHVELLKGPQGTLYGGNAQGGIINIITKKATDQAKASAGVTYSNQSHQLNGSTAIELSDSTYADLVIRSLTDEGNITHVPTNTEKANETKELSGVARLHFIPEDSPLSMTLSVSADYLDSNEEWYLTQTEFDNKKTSQNIPELERQVNTYSINIGYDLGNVTLTSITAYQNRDVDRQFIGGSWEEDQNTLSQELLVNTRFNESLSALFGGYFESRRLDVGTGVGAKNTIKSDTYAMFGQTTYGVTDTLDLTFGLRASHLSTSSDFDGNPVWMIAGYNEEKSESMLSPKVAIGWQVNEDSRIFASLTSGYRPGGFSPVPRSYGDKDGYDAEKSLNGELGWRTSLVENTLVVSGALYWIETKDMQLYTGVPGSQILKNLGEAKSHGLELELAFYPTTDLTLTLGGTQGKSTFESGNAGLQGNTLPYAPDTTAIAGIEYFLPQSLLDGEVSLITNARYTSSLFFDERNTLSQSGYTLVDFAVNYAFNDKLSFRLFSNNLTDVEYKTYSFSMGGPALSNYGTGREVGLNVKMEW from the coding sequence ATGTACAGGAAATACTTCAACCCCATCGCCTTTGGAATGACTTTGGCAACAATAAGTTACTGTACGCTTGCAGAAGATAACTATCATGAAGTGATTATAATTAAGTCCACCAAGCAAGATGTTCCATTAAGGCACGTGGACAATTCTGTTAGCGTTAAAACAGGCGAAGAACTTGAAAAATCCGGGATCTTTGAGGTTAAAGATCTCGAGAAAGTATTCCCAGGTTTAGTGATCCAAACTCGTGGTAACAGAACCTACGCCAACACCACTATTCGTGGCATAAGTTCACCAGACTACTATTCTCCTACGGTTAGCATCTATGTAGATGGCATTTTGCAAGACAGTGCTTTTCTCACACAACAACTACAAAACGTTGAGCATGTTGAATTACTCAAAGGCCCACAGGGAACCTTGTACGGCGGTAATGCACAAGGTGGTATCATTAATATCATCACTAAAAAAGCAACCGACCAAGCCAAAGCGTCGGCAGGCGTGACTTACAGCAACCAGAGTCATCAGCTTAATGGCTCGACAGCAATTGAGCTCAGCGACTCCACTTATGCAGATTTGGTTATCCGCTCTTTAACCGATGAAGGCAACATCACCCATGTTCCAACCAACACAGAAAAAGCAAACGAAACCAAAGAGCTCAGTGGCGTTGCTCGCCTTCACTTCATACCGGAAGATTCTCCTCTGAGCATGACTCTTTCTGTTTCGGCTGATTACTTGGACAGTAATGAAGAATGGTACCTCACTCAGACTGAATTCGATAACAAAAAAACTAGCCAGAATATTCCTGAGTTAGAACGCCAAGTAAACACCTATTCAATTAACATTGGCTATGACCTCGGCAACGTGACACTCACCAGTATTACGGCATACCAAAACCGAGATGTCGATCGTCAATTTATTGGGGGGAGTTGGGAAGAAGATCAAAACACATTGAGTCAAGAGCTACTGGTAAACACCCGCTTTAATGAATCACTGTCAGCATTATTCGGCGGCTACTTTGAAAGCCGTCGGTTAGATGTAGGTACAGGAGTTGGAGCCAAAAACACGATCAAGAGCGATACTTACGCGATGTTCGGTCAAACCACTTATGGGGTAACTGACACTCTGGATTTGACCTTTGGCCTGCGCGCTTCTCATTTGTCTACCAGCTCTGACTTTGATGGTAATCCAGTATGGATGATTGCTGGCTACAATGAAGAGAAATCTGAAAGTATGCTTTCTCCAAAAGTCGCCATTGGTTGGCAAGTGAATGAAGACTCCAGAATATTCGCTTCTTTAACCAGTGGTTACCGCCCAGGAGGATTTAGCCCCGTCCCTCGAAGTTATGGTGATAAAGACGGCTATGATGCTGAAAAATCACTGAATGGAGAGCTAGGTTGGCGTACTTCTTTGGTCGAAAACACTCTAGTTGTGAGCGGCGCACTTTATTGGATCGAAACCAAAGATATGCAACTTTATACCGGTGTACCAGGCAGTCAAATACTTAAAAACTTGGGTGAGGCCAAGAGCCATGGGCTAGAGCTTGAGCTGGCTTTCTACCCAACCACAGACCTGACGCTGACACTGGGGGGCACACAAGGAAAGTCGACATTTGAGTCAGGTAATGCAGGTCTTCAAGGCAACACACTGCCATATGCGCCTGATACGACAGCAATCGCTGGTATTGAGTACTTCTTGCCACAATCACTGCTTGATGGCGAAGTGTCGCTGATAACCAACGCACGTTACACTTCAAGCTTGTTCTTCGACGAGCGAAACACCTTGTCCCAGTCAGGCTACACCTTGGTGGACTTCGCCGTTAATTACGCGTTCAACGACAAGCTCTCCTTCCGTTTGTTCAGCAATAATCTAACGGATGTAGAATACAAAACCTACTCCTTCTCTATGGGTGGACCTGCGTTAAGCAACTATGGCACCGGCAGAGAAGTGGGTCTGAACGTGAAGATGGAGTGGTAA
- a CDS encoding MFS transporter: protein MESTIRNAPGLGLTSLLSVMAGVYTIQSLIGMFTLQGLPAVLRSEGVSTSQIGLFYIAMLPWALKFLWSPYIESLRKQGRTLKNHGYLILFAQVMMLVVLGILALTSALHQLTLIFACVLVLALLSTFADISTDGLAVDQLLKSQRRVGNVMQVGGAYLGAIFGGGCSST, encoded by the coding sequence ATGGAGTCCACTATCCGTAATGCTCCGGGCTTAGGACTCACATCACTGCTGAGCGTAATGGCAGGGGTTTATACCATCCAAAGCTTGATCGGTATGTTCACACTGCAAGGCCTCCCTGCAGTACTGCGATCAGAAGGTGTTTCTACCTCCCAAATCGGTCTTTTCTATATCGCCATGCTGCCGTGGGCATTGAAGTTTCTTTGGTCACCCTATATAGAGTCACTGAGGAAGCAAGGTCGCACACTCAAAAATCACGGTTACCTCATCCTGTTTGCTCAAGTGATGATGCTTGTCGTACTTGGGATCTTGGCACTCACTTCTGCGCTGCACCAGCTCACGCTAATTTTTGCCTGCGTGCTAGTGCTAGCCCTGCTATCGACCTTTGCTGACATCAGCACCGATGGACTGGCAGTGGATCAGTTGCTCAAGTCACAAAGAAGAGTCGGTAACGTCATGCAAGTGGGAGGCGCCTATTTGGGTGCCATTTTTGGAGGGGGATGTTCATCTACCTAA